The Miscanthus floridulus cultivar M001 chromosome 17, ASM1932011v1, whole genome shotgun sequence genome has a window encoding:
- the LOC136514842 gene encoding uncharacterized protein: MPWRLASRQTEFAPTRWGSSEGGDPAVDGVVGVEARSVRCECCGMAEECTPTYIGRVRERFQGKWVCGLCAEAVKERQAREPSLTVGGAVAAHAAMCERFNSTVRLNPKLSLASSMRDIARKSSMRRSCRNSGDGVGVGVGATATPPSACGCDKLSRANSCALPYV; the protein is encoded by the exons ATGCCGTGGCGTCTAGCTAGCAGACAGACGGAGTTCGCCCCCACG CGTTGGGGCTCGTCGGAGGGCGGGGACCCGGCGGTGGACGGCGTCGTCGGCGTGGAGGCGCGGAGCGTGCGGTGCGAGTGCTGCGGGATGGCGGAGGAGTGCACGCCCACGTACATCGGGCGCGTCCGGGAGCGGTTCCAGGGGAAGTGGGTGTGCGGGCTGTGCGCCGAGGCCGTCAAGGAGCGGCAGGCACGTGAGCCGTCGCTCACCGTGGGCGGCGCCGTGGCGGCGCACGCCGCCATGTGCGAGCGCTTCAACTCCACCGTCCGCCTCAACCCCAAGCTGTCCCTCGCCAGCTCCATGCGCGACATCGCGCGCAAGAGCAGCATGCGCCGGAGCTGTAGGAACAGCGGcgacggcgtcggcgtcggcgtcggcgccaCCGCCACGCCGCCGTCCGCCTGCGGCTGCGACAAGCTCAGCCGCGCTAACAGCTGCGCGCTCCCCTACGTCTGA